The following DNA comes from Enterocloster bolteae.
AAAGCATACCTCATACTGGAAGATGGAACTGTGTTCACCGGGACCAGCATTGGTTCTGAACGTGAAGTCATCAGTGAAATCGTGTTTAACACGTCAATGACCGGTTATCTGGAAGTGCTGACCGATCCGTCCTATGCAGGACAGGCCGTTGTCATGACATATCCCCTTATTGGCAATTATGGAATCTGCCATAAGGACATGGAGTCAGCAAAGCCCTGGCCGGATGGCTATATTGTAAGAGAATTATCAAGAATCCCCAGCAATTTCAGAAGCGAGGATACCATTCAAAACTTCTTAAAAGAACACGACATTCCCGGTATCTGCGGTATCGATACAAGAGCCCTTACCAAAATATTAAGAGAAAAAGGCACCATGAACGGTATGATTACTACAAAGGAATATACCGATTTTAGCGAGCCCATTAAGCGCATGAAGGAGTATACCGTCACAGGCGTGGTGCTTAAGACCACCACTAAAGAAACATACGTCCTTCCCGGAAACGGTAAAAAGGTTGCCCTTCTGGACTACGGCGCCAAGAGAAACATTGCCCGTTCCCTGAACCAGAGGGGATGTGAGGTAACGGTTTATCCGGCTGACACACCCGCAGAAAAAGTGCTGGCAGGAAAACCTGACGGCATCATGCTCAGCAACGGCCCCGGGGATCCAAAGGAAAATACAGCCATCATACGGGAAGTGAAAAAGCTTTATGAATCAGATGTGCCTATCTTTGCCATCTGTCTGGGACACCAGCTCATGGCCCTGGCCAACGGCATGGATACCCATAAATTAAAATACGGACACAGAGGCGGAAACCATCCTGTGAAGGATTTGGAGACAGGAAGAGTATATATTTCTTCCCAGAACCATGGCTATGTGGTGGATACGGACAATCTGGACCCGACAGTGGCAGTCCCCGCATTTGTCAATGTAAATGACAGCACCAACGAGGGTTTAAAGTATGTGGGCAAGAATATCTTCACGGTGCAGTACCATCCGGAAGCATGCCCCGGACCCCTGGATTCAGGTTACCTCTTTGACCGTTTCCTTAAAATGATGGAGGTGAATGACTGATGCCAAAGAATCCTGATATCAAAAAAGTACTGGTGCTTGGATCCGGCCCCATTATCATCGGACAGGCGGCAGAATTCGATTACGCAGGCACCCAGGCCTGCCGTTCCCTGAAGGAAGAGGGAATTGAGGTTGTGCTTCTCAACTCCAACCCGGCAACCATCATGACAGACAAGGACATCGCGGACCGCGTCTATATCGAGCCCCTTACCGTGGAAGTGGTGGAGCAGCTTATATTAAAAGAGAAGCCGGACAGCGTGCTGCCCACCCTGGGCGGACAGGCAGGTCTTAACCTGGCCATGGAGCTGGAGGATGCAGGTTTCTTTAAAGAACACAATGTGCGCCTGATCGGCACCACGGCCCTGACCATCAAGAAGGCCGAGGACCGCGAGATGTTCAAGGAGACCATGGAGAAAATCGGTGAGCCTGTGGCTCCCTCTGATATTGTGGAGGATGTAAAGCATGGTCTGGAGATTGCCGAAAAAATCGGCTATCCTGTAGTGCTTCGTCCCGCATACACTCTGGGCGGTTCCGGCGGCGGTATTGCCGCCAATCCTGAACAGTGCGCTGAAATACTGGAAAACGGACTGCGCCTTTCCCGTGTGGGACAGGTGCTGGTGGAGCGCTGCATCGCCGGATGGAAGGAAATCGAGTACGAGGTGATGCGCGACGGCGCAGGCAATGTAATCACGGTTTGTAATATGGAGAACATTGACCCTGTGGGCGTCCATACAGGAGACAGCATTGTGGTGGCTCCCTCCCAGACCCTGGGGGACAAGGAGTACCAGATGCTCCGCACCTCTGCCCTCAACATCATCAGCGAGCTGGGAATCACCGGCGGCTGCAACGTGCAGTACGCCCTGAATCCGGACAGCTTTGAGTACTGTGTTATCGAGGTAAATCCCCGTGTAAGCCGTTCATCGGCCCTGGCAAGCAAGGCAACGGGATACCCCATCGCCAAGGTGGCTGCCAAGATCGCCCTGGGATATACCCTGGACGAAATCAGAAATGCGGTTACAAAGAAAACATATGCCAGCTTTGAGCCCATGCTGGACTACTGCGTGGTAAAGATGCCAAGGCTGCCCTTTGACAAATTCATCAGCGCAAAGCGCACCCTGGGCACCCAGATGAAGGCCACAGGAGAGGTCATGAGTATCTGCACCAATTTTGAAGGCGCTCTCATGAAGGCCATCCGTTCTCTGGAACAGCATGTGGACTGCCTGCTGTCCTATGATTTTACGG
Coding sequences within:
- a CDS encoding carbamoyl phosphate synthase small subunit, with product MKAYLILEDGTVFTGTSIGSEREVISEIVFNTSMTGYLEVLTDPSYAGQAVVMTYPLIGNYGICHKDMESAKPWPDGYIVRELSRIPSNFRSEDTIQNFLKEHDIPGICGIDTRALTKILREKGTMNGMITTKEYTDFSEPIKRMKEYTVTGVVLKTTTKETYVLPGNGKKVALLDYGAKRNIARSLNQRGCEVTVYPADTPAEKVLAGKPDGIMLSNGPGDPKENTAIIREVKKLYESDVPIFAICLGHQLMALANGMDTHKLKYGHRGGNHPVKDLETGRVYISSQNHGYVVDTDNLDPTVAVPAFVNVNDSTNEGLKYVGKNIFTVQYHPEACPGPLDSGYLFDRFLKMMEVND